A region from the Lysobacter sp. BMK333-48F3 genome encodes:
- a CDS encoding ECF-type sigma factor, which yields MPAAQALWSLPDTTVESVTVLLHQARGGRSDAWDLIYSRIYQDLHRLARAQLRQRRRHAPLSPTSLISEAWLKMAGAAESAESRFHLIALVARAMRYAILDETKKAVADKRGSGIEFVDLDGQHRIGESARIEQLVLMDQLLDHLGKIDERLVSIVELRYFGGLNDKEIGALLGLGEDRVRREWRTARSYLIARLGQGDSLDLPAH from the coding sequence ATGCCCGCCGCCCAAGCTTTGTGGTCCCTGCCGGACACCACGGTCGAGTCGGTGACCGTCCTGCTGCACCAGGCCCGCGGCGGCCGCAGCGACGCCTGGGACCTGATCTACAGTCGGATCTACCAGGACCTGCACCGGCTCGCCCGCGCCCAACTGCGACAGCGCCGGCGCCACGCCCCGCTGTCGCCGACCTCGCTGATCAGCGAAGCCTGGCTGAAGATGGCCGGCGCCGCCGAGTCGGCGGAAAGCCGCTTCCATCTGATCGCCCTGGTCGCGCGTGCGATGCGTTACGCGATCCTCGACGAGACCAAGAAGGCGGTCGCCGACAAACGCGGCAGCGGCATCGAATTCGTCGATCTCGACGGCCAGCATCGGATCGGCGAAAGCGCGCGGATAGAGCAACTGGTGCTGATGGACCAACTGCTGGACCACCTGGGCAAGATCGACGAACGGCTGGTGTCCATCGTCGAACTGCGCTATTTCGGCGGCTTGAACGACAAGGAGATCGGCGCCCTGCTCGGGCTCGGCGAGGACCGGGTGCGGCGCGAATGGCGCACCGCGCGCAGCTACCTGATCGCCCGCCTGGGCCAGGGCGACTCGCTGGACTTGCCGGCGCACTGA
- a CDS encoding TlpA disulfide reductase family protein has translation MNRPYSRPILLAAALALAACQPSAPQGDSAKPAPVASPAPTPAPTPTPTAEPASDTTQLRIATIDGKTFDLAEHRGRWVVINFWATWCGPCIKEMPELSALDTMREHIDVVGLAYEEIEPADMQAFLKQHPVSYPIAVVDVASPPPAFDTPRGLPMSYLIAPDGKVAEKFLGAVDAKKIEDAIAKAGGPKPGEKPAAPGAAGSP, from the coding sequence ATGAACCGACCGTACTCGCGCCCGATCCTGCTCGCCGCCGCGCTGGCGCTGGCGGCCTGCCAGCCGTCGGCGCCGCAGGGCGACAGCGCCAAGCCGGCGCCCGTTGCCTCGCCCGCACCGACTCCGGCGCCGACGCCGACGCCGACGGCCGAGCCGGCGAGCGACACGACGCAGCTGCGCATCGCCACTATCGACGGCAAGACCTTCGACCTGGCCGAGCACCGCGGGCGCTGGGTGGTGATCAACTTCTGGGCCACCTGGTGCGGCCCCTGCATCAAGGAAATGCCCGAGCTGTCGGCGCTGGACACGATGCGCGAGCACATCGACGTGGTCGGCCTGGCCTACGAGGAGATCGAGCCGGCCGACATGCAGGCCTTCCTCAAGCAGCATCCGGTCTCCTACCCGATCGCGGTGGTCGACGTGGCCTCGCCGCCGCCGGCCTTCGACACCCCGCGCGGCCTGCCGATGTCCTACCTGATCGCGCCGGACGGCAAGGTCGCCGAGAAATTCCTCGGCGCGGTCGACGCGAAGAAGATCGAAGACGCGATCGCCAAGGCCGGCGGGCCCAAGCCGGGCGAGAAGCCGGCGGCGCCGGGTGCGGCCGGCAGCCCATGA
- a CDS encoding serine/threonine-protein kinase: MSSVDARVLSLFRTYVDLEPRRRPHFLDDARRDDPQAHALLAAMIAADADGHPLDRSLPSLTGALPAGNDDDAPGEGEDRIGTRLGPWRLVRKIGQGGMGIVYEALRDDRQYEQRVALKCVRAELSSPRLSEALQAERRHLARLQHPNITPLLDGGVDPQGHPWFALQYVEGEPIDRWCDRRGKTLRDRVALLGQVCDALAYAHAQGVLHQDLKPSNLLVTEEGRVQLLDFGLAAPLSLSTETQAAPLALTPGYTAPEIVFRGAAPCIASDLYSLGAVIAQLLTGVAPSRSLLAQASQWLAAPSPGASAERLVHAAATAAPQTVANRNLPGNRALVRQVSGDLAAIVERCLHADPAQRYRSADELGDDLQRWLQQRPVRARDAGRLYRAGRFLRRHRLALGLAGVAALTAAIGSGATWWQAYRVEREAQATLAVSRLFEETLGSATLSGLSDTPFSSNALLRDVETKVRALDLSAQPRTFAGALASLARSHAVIGDYANATRLADEAARQLDRDGAPSLETRATLASLLNLQARHRQARSVAERALDQVPHDPASRPLRVRLLTEIARSDWELLQHRDAQAALDAALALAQEPSGNAPAPYAELLILRGHWNARLLNLPQAEADFRRAIAVAAAQPPLANQAREKLVKLLTLQERFAEAQNLAQRLLAERRRTLGDRHPDTGRAWVALADSQCAGERPEDCRSSIERGKDILRARYGESHPEYAEALRVSTQLYFLAEHSYAERLAEMRRVVAILSAAYGPRHEAALRAQADLGVMLLHRKPTTLPSEERQRLLAEGMALLATVIDEANRQKIPIFTPKLYYARELANRNIGGDRTAARQLMGEVAADSERYFSASHSLRFRILYSLAQLSYYEGDLAAADAQLAAITPQVEAALPQLRARLVLCNILNTRANIALRNGDREGARLFLHRLRDTALRWLGPGHPWVKQAQDGLDSLARTGRFTT; encoded by the coding sequence ATGAGCTCGGTCGACGCCCGCGTACTGTCCCTGTTCCGCACTTACGTCGACCTGGAGCCGCGCCGGCGGCCGCACTTCCTCGACGACGCGCGCCGCGACGACCCGCAAGCGCATGCCTTGCTGGCGGCGATGATCGCCGCCGATGCCGATGGGCATCCGCTGGACCGCTCGCTGCCGTCCCTGACCGGCGCGCTGCCGGCCGGCAACGACGACGACGCCCCCGGCGAAGGCGAGGACCGCATCGGCACCCGGCTCGGGCCGTGGCGATTGGTGCGCAAGATCGGCCAGGGCGGCATGGGCATCGTCTACGAGGCCCTGCGCGACGACCGCCAGTACGAGCAACGCGTCGCCCTAAAGTGCGTGCGCGCCGAACTGTCGTCGCCGCGCCTGAGCGAAGCCTTGCAAGCCGAACGCAGGCATCTGGCGCGCCTGCAGCACCCCAACATCACGCCGCTGCTGGATGGCGGCGTAGATCCGCAAGGCCATCCCTGGTTCGCGCTGCAGTACGTCGAGGGCGAACCCATCGATCGCTGGTGCGATCGCCGCGGCAAGACCTTGCGCGACCGCGTCGCCTTGCTCGGCCAGGTCTGCGACGCACTGGCCTATGCGCACGCCCAGGGCGTGCTGCACCAGGATCTCAAGCCGTCCAACCTGCTGGTCACCGAGGAAGGCCGAGTGCAGTTGCTCGATTTCGGTCTGGCCGCACCGTTGAGCCTGAGCACGGAAACGCAGGCCGCGCCGCTGGCGCTCACGCCGGGCTACACCGCGCCGGAAATCGTGTTCCGCGGTGCGGCGCCGTGCATCGCCTCGGATCTTTACTCGCTGGGTGCGGTCATCGCTCAGTTGCTCACCGGCGTAGCCCCCTCGCGCTCGCTGCTGGCCCAGGCCAGTCAGTGGCTGGCGGCGCCGTCGCCGGGCGCGAGCGCAGAACGGCTGGTCCACGCCGCCGCCACGGCTGCGCCGCAAACGGTCGCGAACCGCAACCTGCCCGGCAACCGCGCCCTGGTCCGACAGGTCAGCGGCGACCTCGCCGCGATCGTCGAACGTTGCCTGCACGCCGATCCCGCGCAGCGCTACCGCAGCGCGGACGAACTCGGCGACGACCTGCAGCGCTGGCTGCAGCAGCGTCCGGTGCGCGCGCGCGACGCCGGCCGGCTATACCGCGCTGGCCGTTTCCTGCGTCGGCATCGACTGGCGCTGGGCCTGGCCGGCGTAGCCGCGCTGACTGCGGCGATCGGAAGCGGCGCGACCTGGTGGCAGGCCTATCGGGTCGAGCGCGAAGCCCAGGCTACTCTCGCCGTAAGCCGGCTGTTCGAGGAAACCCTGGGCTCGGCGACCCTGTCCGGACTCAGCGATACGCCGTTCTCCTCCAATGCCTTGCTGCGCGACGTCGAAACCAAAGTCCGTGCGCTCGACCTCTCGGCTCAGCCGCGCACGTTTGCCGGCGCACTAGCCTCGTTGGCGCGCAGCCATGCCGTGATCGGCGACTACGCCAACGCCACCCGCCTGGCCGACGAGGCTGCACGCCAGCTCGATCGCGACGGAGCGCCTTCGCTGGAAACCCGCGCCACCTTGGCCTCGCTGCTGAACCTGCAGGCGCGCCACCGCCAGGCGCGCAGCGTCGCCGAGCGGGCCCTGGACCAGGTGCCCCACGATCCGGCCAGCCGGCCGCTGCGGGTGCGCCTGCTGACCGAAATCGCGCGCAGCGATTGGGAGCTGCTGCAGCACCGCGACGCCCAGGCCGCGCTCGACGCGGCGCTGGCGCTGGCGCAAGAGCCCTCTGGAAACGCGCCGGCGCCGTATGCCGAACTGTTGATCCTACGCGGCCATTGGAATGCGCGCCTGCTGAACCTACCGCAGGCCGAAGCCGATTTCCGCCGCGCCATCGCCGTCGCCGCCGCGCAGCCGCCGCTGGCCAATCAAGCGCGCGAAAAGCTGGTCAAACTGCTGACCCTGCAGGAGCGGTTCGCCGAAGCGCAGAACCTGGCCCAGCGCCTGCTCGCCGAACGTCGCCGCACGCTCGGCGACCGCCATCCCGATACCGGACGCGCCTGGGTGGCGCTGGCCGACAGCCAATGCGCTGGCGAGCGTCCCGAGGATTGCCGGTCCTCGATCGAACGCGGCAAAGACATCCTGCGCGCGCGCTACGGCGAATCGCATCCGGAGTACGCCGAAGCCTTGCGCGTATCGACCCAGCTGTACTTTCTCGCCGAGCACAGCTACGCCGAGCGTTTGGCCGAGATGCGTCGCGTCGTGGCGATCTTAAGCGCCGCCTACGGCCCCAGGCACGAAGCCGCGCTGCGCGCGCAGGCCGACCTCGGGGTAATGCTGCTGCATCGCAAGCCCACAACGCTACCGAGCGAAGAACGGCAACGCCTGCTGGCGGAGGGCATGGCGCTGTTGGCGACGGTGATCGACGAAGCCAACCGGCAAAAGATCCCCATCTTCACGCCCAAGCTGTACTACGCACGCGAGCTGGCCAACCGCAATATCGGCGGCGACCGCACCGCCGCGAGGCAGCTGATGGGCGAAGTCGCTGCCGACAGCGAGCGCTACTTCAGCGCCTCGCACAGCCTGCGCTTCCGCATTCTCTACAGCCTGGCGCAGCTCTCCTATTACGAAGGCGATCTGGCTGCGGCCGATGCGCAACTGGCGGCGATCACGCCGCAAGTCGAAGCCGCCCTGCCCCAGCTCCGGGCCAGGCTGGTGCTGTGCAATATTCTCAACACCCGCGCCAATATCGCCCTGCGCAATGGCGACCGTGAAGGCGCACGCCTGTTCCTCCATCGCTTGCGCGATACGGCTCTGCGCTGGCTCGGACCGGGGCACCCCTGGGTCAAGCAGGCCCAGGACGGACTCGATTCGCTAGCCCGCACAGGCCGCTTCACGACCTGA
- a CDS encoding YihY family inner membrane protein has translation MEPLDSIYRWSERVRDRARAGTFFRFLARRFLDDNLFQAAGALSYTTVFALVPLSMVVFGVLSAFPMFGEWSDRLSDYIFSNFVPSAARSVENYLKQFSANAGQLTTAGVIALVVSLLITLNGVESAFNRIWRIHSPRPRLGRFLVYWTVLTLGALLAAASLAISARFFAMDVFATQPGRWLESLLLRTAPMALEWIAFAAIYRVVPHRTIKWRHAAAGAFLAMVLFELIKSGIGFYLGSFGSYSKIYGTLAFVPIFLLWIYLSWVAVLLGASLASSISAFRYQPASMRLPLGFEIYGLLRLLARFNGARKLGRGLHIDEIQQLEPMLTDALIQQMLEQLGEINVVRRAENGEWLLARDLDELTLGELYEACNLRIPIAEAVLPCRDDSLGQSAMAAMDELRVPLRALMKRRVSSIHAEPE, from the coding sequence ATGGAACCTCTGGATTCGATCTATCGCTGGAGCGAACGGGTGCGCGATCGCGCCCGGGCCGGAACCTTCTTCCGCTTCCTGGCGCGGCGCTTCCTCGACGACAACCTGTTCCAGGCCGCCGGCGCGCTGTCCTACACCACGGTGTTCGCGCTGGTGCCGCTGTCGATGGTGGTGTTCGGGGTGCTGTCGGCGTTCCCGATGTTCGGCGAATGGAGCGACCGCCTCAGCGACTACATCTTCTCCAACTTCGTGCCCTCGGCGGCGCGCTCGGTGGAGAACTACCTCAAGCAGTTCTCGGCCAACGCCGGCCAGCTCACCACCGCCGGCGTGATCGCCCTGGTGGTGTCGCTGCTGATCACCCTCAACGGGGTGGAGTCGGCGTTCAACCGGATATGGCGCATCCACTCGCCGCGGCCGCGCCTGGGCCGGTTCCTGGTGTACTGGACGGTGCTGACCCTGGGCGCGCTGCTGGCCGCGGCCAGCCTGGCGATCTCGGCGCGCTTCTTCGCCATGGACGTGTTCGCCACCCAGCCCGGGCGCTGGCTGGAGAGCCTGCTGCTGCGCACCGCGCCGATGGCGCTGGAATGGATCGCCTTCGCCGCGATCTACCGGGTGGTGCCGCACCGCACGATCAAATGGCGTCACGCCGCCGCCGGCGCGTTCCTGGCGATGGTGCTGTTCGAGCTGATCAAAAGCGGCATCGGCTTCTATCTGGGCAGCTTCGGTTCGTATTCGAAGATCTACGGCACCCTGGCCTTCGTGCCGATCTTCCTGCTGTGGATCTATCTGAGCTGGGTCGCGGTGCTGCTGGGCGCCTCGCTGGCCTCGTCGATCTCGGCGTTCCGCTACCAGCCCGCGTCGATGCGCCTGCCGCTGGGCTTCGAGATCTACGGCCTGCTGCGCCTGCTGGCGCGCTTCAACGGCGCGCGCAAGCTCGGCCGCGGCCTGCACATCGACGAGATCCAGCAACTGGAACCGATGCTGACCGACGCCCTGATCCAGCAGATGCTGGAGCAACTGGGCGAGATCAACGTGGTGCGCCGGGCCGAGAACGGCGAATGGCTGCTGGCGCGCGACCTGGATGAGCTGACCCTGGGCGAGCTGTACGAAGCCTGCAACCTGCGCATACCCATCGCCGAGGCGGTGCTGCCGTGCCGCGACGACTCGCTGGGCCAGTCGGCGATGGCGGCGATGGACGAACTGCGCGTGCCACTGCGCGCGCTGATGAAACGACGCGTGTCCAGCATCCACGCCGAACCGGAGTGA
- the wrbA gene encoding NAD(P)H:quinone oxidoreductase, protein MSEVLVLYYSRGGSVARLARQIARGIGEVDGVAARVRSVPPVAAITQTAAPPVPDEGAPYVEARDLAECAGLVLGSPTRFGNMAAPVKHWLDGLGAQWASGALVGMPAAVFTSTASQHGGQESTLLTMMVPLLHHGCILVGLPYTEPALSSTRGGGTPYGASHVAGAQDDPQLSDDEAQLARALGRRVAELVLKVSR, encoded by the coding sequence ATGAGCGAAGTTCTGGTGCTGTATTACAGCCGCGGCGGCTCGGTGGCGCGGCTGGCGCGGCAGATCGCGCGCGGGATCGGCGAGGTCGACGGCGTCGCCGCGCGCGTGCGCAGCGTGCCGCCGGTGGCCGCGATCACCCAGACTGCGGCGCCGCCGGTGCCGGATGAGGGCGCGCCCTACGTGGAAGCGCGCGACCTGGCCGAGTGCGCCGGCTTGGTGCTCGGCAGCCCGACCCGGTTCGGCAACATGGCCGCGCCGGTCAAGCACTGGCTGGACGGGCTCGGCGCGCAGTGGGCCAGCGGCGCCCTGGTCGGCATGCCGGCGGCTGTGTTCACCTCGACCGCGAGCCAGCACGGCGGCCAGGAATCGACCCTGCTGACGATGATGGTGCCCCTGCTCCACCACGGCTGCATCCTGGTCGGCCTGCCCTATACCGAGCCGGCGCTCAGCAGCACCCGCGGCGGCGGCACGCCCTACGGCGCCAGCCACGTCGCCGGCGCCCAGGACGATCCGCAGCTCAGCGACGACGAGGCCCAACTGGCGCGCGCGCTCGGCCGCCGGGTCGCCGAACTGGTGCTCAAGGTGAGCCGGTGA
- a CDS encoding right-handed parallel beta-helix repeat-containing protein, which yields MNLRTWIAAAHAWAEMAGGFAASKTTARRPSRLRRYAAALALAGVLYAWAGSVLAATYTVTSLSDGAGSCSGVSPNFSCTTLRAAITAANLTVGVADTIAFSVSGTINVTSALPSVTSTLSMDNSGITLNGGGGSYNAIRFSGVGASGSVLQNYTITNFNQTFVSVESGAANVTIAGNTLTGSVTTFDGIRCLDSDNCSVTNNTLNGSFAYGISYYNFVAIAGYNGTITGNVINATTTNSGIGLGSGGNVTISNNQLSASNGCGINLYQNFAAGNTSNNTITNNTLSGGTGTGICLTDTQGAQTNSNTIQGNSITGMGGGGIRLSSTGAGGIAGNAITGNTITGNGGAGVAVVGVNAQNNFIAANTRISGNGGLGIDLGASGVTANDVGDTDTGSNGLQNFPVITGIAGNAVSFTLGTNANANGYRIDFYNNASGLDPTGFGEGQSWLGSCIVITFSATAPSTCTIAGVNAASLRMTATRCLTAACTSGATSEFNGPSSTDLRITKTDGQTIYTPGQTIAYTIVVTNAGTTSVSGAVITDPAVSGLTVGSVTCGSPTAGSACPSAANTTVALMQGAGIVIPTLTPGGSVTFTVNATVAAGASGNLTNTASVAAPSGVTESASADNTVSDIDGMQPSFGTCDSRLWLEQSPNGTTPTTLYQIDTNANPLTFNPIGIANSTYNAVGYNPADNYQYGLITNPAGNTLVKIGADGSAVSLGAVSGLPSAVYITGAFGTAGNILYVKSNVAAGTTLYAINVTTLTATPISLSAAINIADWAWVGGLLYGVTNGGQLVSVNPSTGAVTNIGPPNGLPAGFFGAMYGAPNGLYGSGNNPPNGFYKFDLATGAATLISGAPGSQSNDGSNCPTANITFGADMQITKTNTPASGPNDLANDSYTPGTARTYTVVVTNAGPFGAANAVFTDPAIANFTVSSVTCGSPTGGGVCPSVANTTVALMQGGGIAIPSLPYSNNTASSVTFTVTGTVAAGATGALANVANVAVGAGTSDATQSNNSATDTDTPTGTIVIVKDAVPNDAQDFAFTTAGTGLSAFSLDDDVDGTLPNTRTFTGLESGSYSVTEGVVANWTLTGLSCADPDNGTVVDLANRLATIDIDSGETVTCTYVNSNRAVLRLQKALPLGRFAATDQFVLQIAGAGAPAPVTTTGSGSTATGTVTADPVTAGTAYTLSESVAAGGDLSNYTSAYACTNALAGGQTPSGSGASFSVTPAPGDDLTCTISNTRKPLADLTITKTNTPGVNGEVDQANDILVRGQTTSYTIVVGNAGPDSVTGAILRDPIAGRVGLDCPGPATCAGTGCPSPSLSMAQLDGGVTLGTIALNDTVAVTFACTVQ from the coding sequence ATGAACTTGCGTACTTGGATCGCCGCGGCGCATGCCTGGGCGGAGATGGCGGGGGGCTTCGCGGCATCCAAGACCACTGCTCGCCGACCGAGCCGCTTGCGTCGCTACGCCGCGGCCCTGGCGCTGGCTGGGGTGCTGTACGCGTGGGCCGGCTCGGTGCTCGCCGCCACCTACACCGTGACCAGCCTCAGCGACGGCGCCGGCAGTTGCTCTGGCGTCAGTCCGAACTTCAGCTGCACCACGTTGCGTGCGGCGATAACGGCGGCCAACCTGACCGTCGGGGTGGCCGACACGATCGCGTTCAGCGTTTCGGGAACGATCAACGTCACCTCGGCCTTGCCGTCAGTCACCAGTACCCTGAGCATGGACAACAGCGGCATCACTCTCAACGGTGGTGGCGGAAGCTACAACGCTATCCGATTTTCCGGCGTCGGCGCCAGCGGCAGTGTGCTGCAGAACTACACGATTACGAACTTCAACCAAACTTTCGTGTCCGTCGAGAGCGGTGCGGCCAACGTCACGATTGCCGGAAATACGTTGACAGGGAGCGTGACGACCTTCGACGGCATCCGGTGCCTGGACAGCGACAATTGCAGCGTCACCAACAATACGCTGAACGGAAGCTTCGCTTACGGCATCAGCTACTACAACTTCGTCGCCATCGCCGGATACAACGGGACCATCACCGGAAACGTCATCAACGCGACCACGACCAATAGCGGCATCGGTCTGGGCAGCGGTGGCAACGTGACCATCAGCAACAATCAGCTGTCGGCGTCGAACGGTTGCGGAATCAATCTGTATCAGAATTTCGCGGCCGGAAATACCAGCAACAACACCATCACCAACAACACCCTGTCCGGCGGAACCGGTACGGGCATTTGCCTGACCGATACCCAAGGGGCGCAGACCAACAGCAATACCATTCAGGGCAACAGCATCACCGGAATGGGCGGTGGCGGGATCCGGTTGAGCTCGACCGGGGCCGGCGGAATCGCCGGCAACGCGATCACCGGTAACACCATAACCGGCAACGGCGGGGCCGGCGTCGCCGTCGTCGGCGTCAATGCGCAGAACAACTTCATCGCCGCCAATACCCGCATTTCCGGAAACGGTGGCCTCGGCATCGACCTGGGCGCCAGCGGCGTGACCGCCAACGACGTCGGCGACACCGACACCGGCTCGAACGGGTTGCAGAATTTCCCTGTGATCACCGGCATCGCCGGGAATGCGGTCAGCTTCACCTTGGGCACGAACGCCAACGCCAACGGTTACCGCATCGACTTCTACAACAACGCCAGCGGGCTGGATCCGACCGGTTTCGGCGAGGGGCAGAGCTGGCTTGGAAGCTGCATCGTGATCACATTCAGCGCCACCGCACCCAGCACCTGCACGATCGCAGGAGTGAACGCGGCCAGCCTGCGGATGACCGCGACGCGCTGCCTGACGGCGGCTTGCACCAGCGGCGCCACCTCGGAGTTCAACGGTCCTTCCTCCACCGACCTACGGATCACCAAAACCGACGGCCAGACCATCTATACGCCGGGCCAGACCATCGCCTATACCATCGTGGTCACCAACGCTGGGACGACGTCGGTGAGCGGCGCCGTCATCACCGATCCGGCCGTGAGCGGATTGACGGTCGGCAGCGTGACCTGCGGCAGCCCAACCGCTGGCTCCGCCTGTCCTTCGGCCGCCAACACCACCGTGGCGCTGATGCAAGGCGCCGGCATCGTCATTCCCACACTGACCCCGGGCGGAAGCGTGACCTTCACCGTCAATGCGACCGTAGCTGCGGGCGCGAGCGGAAATCTGACCAATACGGCCAGCGTCGCCGCGCCGAGTGGGGTGACCGAAAGCGCGAGCGCGGACAATACGGTTTCAGACATCGACGGCATGCAGCCCAGTTTCGGCACTTGCGACTCGCGGCTGTGGTTGGAGCAGTCGCCCAATGGCACCACGCCGACTACGCTGTACCAAATCGATACCAACGCCAATCCGCTGACGTTCAATCCGATCGGCATCGCAAATTCGACCTACAACGCGGTCGGCTACAACCCGGCCGACAACTACCAATACGGCCTGATCACCAATCCGGCCGGGAATACACTGGTGAAGATCGGCGCCGACGGCAGCGCTGTCAGTCTCGGCGCGGTCAGCGGACTGCCGTCGGCGGTCTACATTACCGGCGCGTTCGGCACTGCCGGCAATATCCTCTACGTCAAGAGCAACGTCGCCGCCGGCACGACCCTGTACGCGATCAACGTGACCACGTTGACCGCGACGCCGATCAGTCTGAGCGCGGCGATCAATATCGCTGATTGGGCCTGGGTCGGCGGCTTGCTGTATGGCGTCACCAACGGCGGGCAGTTGGTCTCGGTCAACCCAAGCACCGGTGCGGTGACCAACATCGGTCCGCCGAACGGCCTTCCGGCCGGCTTCTTCGGCGCCATGTACGGCGCACCGAACGGTTTGTACGGTTCCGGCAACAACCCGCCCAACGGCTTCTACAAATTCGACCTGGCCACCGGCGCGGCGACCCTGATCAGCGGCGCCCCGGGTTCGCAATCGAACGACGGCTCCAACTGTCCGACCGCCAATATCACCTTCGGCGCCGACATGCAGATCACCAAGACCAATACGCCCGCGTCGGGGCCGAACGATCTGGCCAACGACAGCTACACGCCGGGTACGGCGCGCACCTACACCGTCGTGGTTACCAACGCCGGCCCGTTCGGTGCCGCCAACGCGGTGTTCACCGATCCGGCGATCGCCAATTTCACGGTGAGTTCGGTGACCTGCGGCAGCCCGACCGGCGGCGGCGTCTGCCCGAGCGTGGCCAACACCACCGTGGCCCTGATGCAGGGCGGCGGGATCGCGATTCCGTCGCTGCCTTACAGCAACAACACCGCCAGCAGCGTCACCTTCACCGTGACCGGCACCGTCGCCGCGGGCGCGACCGGCGCGCTGGCCAATGTCGCCAACGTCGCGGTTGGCGCTGGAACCAGCGACGCCACACAGAGCAACAACAGCGCCACCGACACCGACACGCCGACCGGCACCATCGTGATCGTCAAGGACGCGGTGCCCAACGACGCCCAGGACTTCGCCTTCACCACCGCCGGCACCGGCCTGAGCGCCTTCAGCCTCGACGACGATGTCGACGGCACCCTGCCGAACACGCGCACCTTCACTGGGCTGGAATCGGGCAGCTATAGCGTGACCGAAGGCGTGGTCGCCAACTGGACCTTGACCGGCCTGAGCTGCGCCGATCCCGACAACGGCACTGTGGTCGACCTGGCCAATCGTCTGGCGACGATCGACATCGATTCGGGCGAAACGGTGACCTGCACCTACGTCAACAGCAATCGGGCCGTGCTGCGTTTGCAAAAGGCGCTGCCGCTAGGGCGCTTCGCCGCGACCGACCAATTCGTATTGCAGATCGCTGGTGCCGGTGCCCCGGCGCCGGTGACCACCACCGGCAGCGGCAGTACGGCGACCGGTACGGTGACCGCGGACCCCGTGACCGCCGGTACCGCGTACACCTTGTCGGAATCCGTCGCTGCGGGTGGGGATTTGAGCAACTACACCAGCGCCTACGCCTGCACCAATGCTCTGGCCGGAGGGCAGACTCCGAGCGGCAGCGGCGCCAGCTTCAGTGTGACGCCTGCGCCCGGCGACGACCTGACCTGCACAATCAGCAATACGCGCAAGCCCTTGGCCGACCTGACGATCACCAAGACGAACACGCCGGGCGTCAACGGCGAGGTCGATCAGGCGAACGACATCTTGGTCCGCGGCCAGACTACGAGCTATACCATCGTGGTTGGCAACGCCGGGCCGGACTCGGTGACTGGTGCGATATTGCGCGACCCGATTGCCGGACGCGTGGGCCTGGACTGCCCCGGCCCGGCGACCTGCGCCGGTACCGGTTGTCCGTCGCCGAGCCTGAGCATGGCGCAGCTCGACGGTGGCGTGACCTTGGGAACGATAGCGCTCAACGATACGGTCGCGGTGACTTTCGCCTGCACCGTGCAGTAG
- a CDS encoding DUF2069 domain-containing protein, with translation MNAPAPRSRAQTLLLAALLGLVALFSFWYLLPQRHLLAGLLVFVLPPALLALGVWRRSRRAGYWSGVCALAWFCHAVMLAWSSPAERGYAWIELALALLVIFAANQPGLAARFGRKAGDKTGA, from the coding sequence GTGAACGCTCCGGCGCCGCGCAGCCGCGCGCAGACGCTGCTGCTGGCCGCGCTGCTCGGCCTGGTCGCGCTGTTCTCGTTCTGGTACCTGCTGCCGCAACGGCACCTGCTGGCCGGGCTGCTGGTGTTCGTGCTGCCGCCGGCGCTGCTGGCGCTGGGGGTGTGGCGGCGCAGCCGGCGCGCCGGGTACTGGTCGGGGGTCTGCGCCCTGGCCTGGTTCTGCCACGCGGTGATGTTGGCCTGGTCGTCCCCGGCCGAGCGCGGCTACGCCTGGATCGAGTTGGCCCTGGCCCTGCTGGTGATCTTCGCCGCCAACCAGCCCGGCCTGGCGGCGCGGTTCGGCCGCAAAGCCGGCGATAAAACCGGCGCCTGA
- a CDS encoding asparaginase domain-containing protein, translating to MDKLCIVTTGGTIDKIYFDDKSDYQIGEPQIGHILDELGVAFRYSVIPIIRKDSLHITAQDRELIRATIAAQDAQHVLVTHGTDSMVETAKILATIPGKTIVLTGALNPARFRGSDAEFNIGTAVGAVQSLPAGVYIAMNGRIWDPTKVRKNVEANRFEAI from the coding sequence ATGGACAAGCTCTGCATCGTCACCACCGGCGGCACGATCGACAAGATCTACTTCGACGACAAGTCGGACTACCAGATCGGCGAACCGCAGATCGGCCACATCCTCGACGAACTCGGCGTGGCGTTCCGCTACAGCGTGATTCCGATCATCCGCAAGGACTCGCTGCACATCACCGCACAGGACCGCGAGCTGATCCGCGCCACCATCGCCGCCCAGGACGCCCAGCACGTGCTGGTCACCCACGGCACCGACAGCATGGTCGAGACCGCCAAGATCCTGGCGACCATCCCCGGCAAGACCATCGTCCTCACCGGCGCGCTCAATCCGGCGCGTTTCCGCGGCTCCGACGCCGAGTTCAACATCGGCACTGCCGTCGGCGCGGTGCAGTCGCTGCCGGCCGGCGTCTACATCGCCATGAACGGCCGCATCTGGGACCCGACCAAGGTGCGCAAGAACGTCGAGGCCAATCGCTTCGAAGCGATCTGA